One window of the Triticum dicoccoides isolate Atlit2015 ecotype Zavitan chromosome 3B, WEW_v2.0, whole genome shotgun sequence genome contains the following:
- the LOC119278612 gene encoding probable calcium-binding protein CML10 yields the protein MGKIKMPALFRRRSSSKSRSASPPPTPQEEEGTRPASGAGSPARSAEEEMERVFRKFDANGDGRISRPELAALFESLGHAATEDELTRMMAEADADGDGFISLEEFAALNATAAGDDEEDLRLAFKVFDADGSGDISAAELASVLHGLGEKATVQQCRRMIEGVDKNGDGLISFDEFKVMMASGLAAKMA from the coding sequence atggGCAAGATCAAGATGCCGGCCCTCTTCCGCCGCCGCTCCTCCTCCAAGTCGCGCTCCGCGTCGCCGCCGCCTACTCCCCAGGAGGAAGAGGGCACCCGGCCGGCGTCGGGCGCGGGGTCCCCGGCGCGGTCggcggaggaggagatggagcggGTGTTCCGCAAGTTCGACGCCAACGGCGACGGCCGGATCTCGCGGCCGGAGCTGGCGGCCCTGTTCGAGAGCCTGGGCCACGCGGCCACGGAGGACGAGCTGACCCGCATGATGGCGGAGGCGGACGCGGACGGCGACGGCTTCATCAGCCTGGAGGAGTTCGCGGCGCTCAACGccacggcggccggcgacgacgaggaggacCTGCGGCTGGCCTTCAAGGTGTTCGACGCGGACGGCAGCGGCGACATCTCGGCCGCGGAGCTGGCGAGCGTGCTCCACGGCCTCGGCGAGAAGGCGACGGTGCAGCAGTGCCGGCGCATGATCGAGGGCGTGGACAAGAACGGCGACGGCCTCATCTCCTTCGACGAGTTCAAGGTCATGATGGCCTCCGGCTTGGCCGCCAAGATGGCCTGA